From Lycorma delicatula isolate Av1 chromosome 13, ASM4794821v1, whole genome shotgun sequence, a single genomic window includes:
- the LOC142333593 gene encoding uncharacterized protein LOC142333593, whose translation MDAIAKECNIDSQSNDKFKYELPTDNFQINEEKKKEEQKEEKMINYNNDIKSNNIKLLNCDKKAQVTVCSIDYNFNVKSNNNVSSKDDEQNEKKKLSTKIFINGKRFFKCNICLKNFTEKTNLNKHLKIHNGIKNFQCDECGKCFIHKTHLNNHLLIHSGKKSFQCNICCEYFIRKSHLDEHLKIHIGDKKFKCNICLKSFIRKSHLDEHLKIHIGDKKFKCTICFKSFIRNMDLKNHYKIHTGNEEYFCDRCNKSFLSKTNYKSHLKIHTVTASNDLVFKIHVYEGAADILGDTDHTEKVVMMHLLQKNVGNGQAVYLDNFYSTVGLAAKSLDQDTYYLYF comes from the exons ATGGATGCAATCGCAAAAGAATGCAATATTGATTCACaaagtaatgataaattcaaATATGAATTACCAACTGATAACTTCCAG attaatgaagaaaaaaagaaagaagagcaaaaagaggaaaaaatgattaattataataatgacataaaaagtaataatataaagttgTTAAATTGTGATAAAAAGGCTCAAGTTACAGTTTGTagtatagattataattttaatgtaaaaagtaataataatgtttcatcaaaagatgacgaacaaaatgaaaaaaagaaattaagtactaaaatatttattaatggtaaaagattttttaaatgtaatatttgtctAAAAAACTTTACGGAAAAAACTAAtctgaataaacatttaaaaattcataacggtattaaaaattttcaatgtgACGAATGTGGTAAgtgttttatacataaaacacacCTTAATAATCACTTATTGATACATTCTGGTAAAAAAAGTTTCCAATGTAATATTTGTTGTGAATATTTTATTCGTAAATCTCATCttgatgaacatttaaaaattcatatcggcgataaaaaatttaaatgtaatatttgtttaaaatcatttattcgtAAATCTCATCTcgatgaacatttaaaaattcatatcggcgataaaaaatttaaatgtactatttgttttaaatcatttattcgtaatatggatttaaaaaatcattataaaattcatacaggtaatgaagaatatttttgtgATCGATGCAATAAATCGtttttatctaaaacaaattataaatcgCACTTAAAAATACATACAG TAACTGCTTCAAATGATTTGGTGTTTAAAATTCATGTATATGAAGGAGCTGCAGACATTTTAGGTGATACTGATCACACAGAAAAGGTAGTGATGATgcatttattgcaaaaaaatgtaGGTAATGGCCAAGCAGTATACCTTGATAATTTTTACAGTACTGTGGGCCTAGCTGCCAAATCACTTGACCAAGACACATACTACTTGTACTTCTAA